In the genome of Erpetoichthys calabaricus chromosome 13, fErpCal1.3, whole genome shotgun sequence, the window TTTTGTTACCACTACTCAAAATAAAAGGGAAAGGTATTCCACCTGAAAATATTTGGTGTTTGGTTTAAAAtggagtctttctcttttagataGACACTAGGGATGTTAGCGATTAACAATTAATTAACCTACTTTAAGAGTTTAAAGCAAATAATCTTATAAAttatacaattaatttaaaatttatttgggGAATTTCATTGTTGTGCAACACCTGATACAGTATTATCTAGAGAGACATATTCTACATAAAAATAGACTTGTGTGGGCAGTACCTAGACTACAAGTCAGATTGTTTTACATCCTGAAGCAGGATATGTGCCTTTAGTAATAATGAAGCATGCTAAACATACTTCACTTTGGAAATATTTTCAGCAAAAGGATGACAAAATACAATCCAGACTGCACTGAAATACCAGCACATTTTCAATGCAATATTACTTGCAAAACCAGCTTACAACTTACAGAGACTGCATCAATGTAATTAGTAGCACCCACAAGTAAAAATTGTATTGAGGAAATCACCGAAAATATGTATAGTGTAAGAGCAAAACATATTACCAATTAGTATGGTTAACGATAAAAGGCTTTCAGCAGCTAATTGATTTATAAGCCAGAATACCACATTTCTTCTTGTGGCAGTATTATCACATACATAGAAAAACAGTTTACTGACAAAACACAACAGATGAAAACCCAGGAAGGCAATGACAATAAACTCGCACTCGGGAATAATGTCTGGTCTGGATAAGACAGTTAAGTTCCAATACAATAATGCACCACTATACAGATGAAGGCTGAGAGATAAAATTGGTGGTACTACAGGGAACAACATTTTCTAGCCTAACACAGAGCATACAGCTTTGCTAACAGCTGACAGATGCTGTGTAGATATGGGGTGGCAAAGTAGTTGCATGTGTTCATGATAAAACATAAACCAATATGATCACTAATCTGTCTCCCGTGAAATGGGGCTTGACAGCATTTTTCACTTGTGCACTGCCAACTACAATCAGTGACTGATTTAATGTGTATCTTAACCATGTCAGCATAACCTAGAACATTGGTGACATCAGAACAGCTGTTTTAGGCTGCCGATCAAACAGCTAAGAGGCTGTACATGTAACCGACTCTCGACTATATCAACATGTTCCTAATTGTAAAcaaaaatgcactttttattAATATAAGAGATGGTTTGTGAAATATTTCTCGTCGTGCTAAAACAAATTCATGCAATTTCAATATATacacagtgaggaacataagtatttgaacaccctgcgattttgcacgttctcccacttagaaatcatggaggggtctgaaattcacattgtaggtgcattcccactgtgagagacagaatgtaaaaaaaaaattcaggaaatcacattgtatgatttgtacagaatttatttgtattgcactgctgcacataagtatttgaacacctggcaatcagcaagaattctggctctcaaagacctgttactctgcctttaagaagtccacctctactccacttagtaatcttaattagtagcacctttctgagctctttaaagacacctgtccaccccacagtcagtcagactccaactactaccatgtgcaagaccacagagctgtcaaaagacaccagagacaaaattgagACCTCCACAAGgttggaaagggctacggggcaattgtcaagcagcttggtgaaaatagatcaactgttggagcaattgtcagaaaatggaagaggctaaagacgactgtcagtctccctcggactggggctccatgcaagatctcacctcgtggggtatcacagatgataagaaaggtgaggaatcagcccagaactacacgggaggagctggtcaatgacatgaagagagctgggaccacagtttcaaaggtcactgtcggtagaacactatgccatcatggtttcaaatcacgcattgcacggaaggttcccctgctcaagtcatcacatgtccaggcccgtctgaagtttgccaatgaccatctggatgatccagaggaggcatgggagaaagtcatgtggtcagatgacaccaaaatagaactttttggtctaaacttcactcgccgtgtttggaggaaaaagaaggaggagttgcatcccaagaacaccatccctactgtgaagcatgggggtggaaacatcatgctttgggggtgcttttctgcgaaggggacaggacgactgcactgtattaaggagaggatgaatggggccatgtattgtgagaatttgagcaacaacctccttccctcagtcagagcactgaagatgggtcgtggctgggtcttccaacatgacaatgacccgaagcacacagccatgataaccaaggagtggctctgtaagaagcatatcaaggttctggagtggcctagccagtctccagacctaaatccaatcgaaaatctttggagggagctgaaactccgtgttgctcagtGCCAGCCCCGGAActtgacagatctagaggagatctgtgtggaggagtgggccaaaatccctgttgcagtgtgtgcaaacctggtcaagaactacgggaaacgttaattgcaaacaaaggcttctgtaccaaatattaacactgattttctcaggtgttcaaatacttatgtgcagcagtgcaatacaaataaattctgtacaaatcatacaatgtgatttactgaatttttttttttacattctgtctctcacagtgggaatgcacctacaatgtgaatttcagacccctccatgatttctaagtgggagaacttgcaaaatcgcagggtgtacaaatacttatgttcctcactgtataaggcataaaaatattttctgggagatttatttttgtatttttttgttgttcagcCAGGTGTCTCTTTTTTGGCTATTAATCAATCAAAGGgagtcaaatatcaaataagaagTGTGATCAAAATTTTCATCCGTAACAATATAGCCTTGAACCACACTCCCAGTATAGACAGCAGCTTTCATTATCACCCTGAATCACATACCCTGGCCTCCCTGTTTCATGTCACCcatgataaatttgcaaaactgtcAATTAATCTGGGTCTAGGAGTAGCTGACAAGCCTTTAGACAGAAGGACAGTGACCAACAGACATTAAGTGAAATATTTAATCTGTTTTCTTGTGGTAAACAAGTCCGAGTATAGAAAAGGCACCACCTGAGCACAAATAAGAAACAACAGCAACACACAAATGAATTTaaagcaacagtttcaaccaGCTGAAGTCACTTTTTCCATGATGTTTAAGCCTGTGAGGGGCACCAATGTGTGCTTATGATACTTTGACACCCCTTTATCTGAGGTCATAGACAAGTGTCTTGAATACAGCCCACTGTGAGGGGTGGGTTGGGTTCAAGGATCCTGGGGTATGGATGATGCAGTCACTCCATCTCAGCTGGTCTGTATCCATTTGCTGTCTTCTCACCTCTGCTACCCTCCCCACCGCTGCTTTGGTAGTGGCACTTGTGACAAGAGGCTTTGACAGTTTAGCAGTTGACATTGGAGGATGGCCAAATGAGAATACACAGCCATGATCAAAAGGaaaagctgtccagctccatcccAATCCCACAAACCATCAGAGAATCTTCTGTAAAATGGAATTGGGCACTTCAAGTGTCTCATCCTTGACTAAAACTATATCATATAATTCCATGTACTTTTCTAGAAGTGCATCCACCTGGAAAAGTAACATAGACAGCAGTTAGATGGCCAGCAAAGATGATAAAGCAATGATGGGAATGAGAGTAGACACTCAGGAAACCAATGATCTATAAAGTCTAGTGCTTTGGGACTCTTTTGACCTCAGCTACATAAATGTGGAACTTCTCAAAACAAGTCCCATTCTACTTGCCTTATCATTTAAAAAGCCAATCTTCAGGATGTTCTCAACACTGGTAACTCCATCAGCCATGTTTAAGTCACCCAGCGAGTCCCCAAGAAGAATGATGTTGCAATTGTCTTTAAGCTGTCTGAAGTAGTCTGTGTTCTTCAAGGCACCATCATGCTTATTGTAGACATGGATCAGCTCCCCTTTGAATCCCCTCAGGACACCctgcagaaaataaaaaggtatgGATTGATACACTAAAACATGCTATAATTTTATTACTGCTTTCAAAGTGTATTAAATCCAGATGTCTCTTTAGTTGTGTCAGTGCAGCAGAATCCTACTTTCTCATGGGATGGATCAGCAATTGGTGCTGGAAGGGTGCACTCCAATGTTAATTGGGAGCGTGTAATGCTATAAACCCTTTGCTGCTGTGGAGACATGCCTGAGAACATGTCCACAGCTGAGAAGGAGGCATATGTTGTTATGTTTACTCCACCTGGTACTAAGGCCACAGATACCAATTGAGTTGGGGAGGGTGGGGGATGGAATGTACCTGCACCCCATCTTACATTTTCATCGAAGTCCATGAAGTTGGAGACAACTTTAATGTTGGGGTGGTAGACTCCTGCTTGCCGAATGATTTCCTCCAGGATATCCCCCAGACCAGCTGAGAAGATGAACACAGGAATATTGTGGTGATGGAGCTTGTCAAAGAACATCTCGTATCCCTCCCTGCAAGGAAAAAGAGTGTCAGAAAAATGTGGTACATATGTTACAGTCAATACTTCCAACAGGCCCAGACCATCTCATTGTTGGTAGGGATAGGCAGTTACGACTGTCCGATGGTTGCTTGGAGGGTGTCTAGTGTGAGAAGATGGGGTTGGAATGTTTGTGTAGTGTGGCTTGAATTTAGGGACATTGTTCAAGTGGTAATTGAGCCTACCTCAGGGAGACATCTGACTCCCTCACCACCTCTGGCAGCTTCTCCTTCTGCAGGCCTTGCTCAATGAGTAAAGTGTGTGACTTGAAGTacctgaggagaaaaaaaaaataactgttagTCTGGAAAAGGATGGCATCAGCCCAAGAGCAGCTTAGGCCCCCACTGGCATACCACTCCACAATGAAGGGAAATTTCTCTTCAATGCTGAGTTGTGGGTCGATCTCAATCGGATAGTAGGTGTTCTTTAGCCTCAACAGCTGTGCAAAATAAAAGGTGGCAGACATTAGGAAGGTGGTTTATAGTAGCTCTCCCTATTTCAACATGGGTAGGATGACACATTTACCTTCTCACGACATTCCTCTGTCACTAGTTTGCAATTGTCAATGATATCTGCCAATAAAAGAACGTAAAATATAAGATATTTGTCTGGaaattttgtttagaaaataagCAGGGTAGCACTTACTGTGACACGTTGGGCATCGCTTTCCATTGCTGGAGAACTTACTGAGTGTCATATCAAAGTCTGTTATAATCtagggaggagaaaaaaaaagtaaaatttcattACCACCACCCTCAGGGTGTAAGCAGGAAGATACCAGAAGTTTGAAGGGCTAAAGCACTAAAAGAcaggtttgttttgattttgacaAAGAAGTAACAATGGCATGTGGGCTTGTTTAGCCAGTCAGTCTCAAGCCACCCATCTTCTGAATCCACTATTTCTATTACAGGGGAACAGAGACTCAGAACCTATCCTGTGTGCAATCTACAAATAGCAAAATTTGACTCTatactcctgcggtgggttggtgcactgcccgggattggttccctgccttgcgccctgtgttggctgggattggctccagcagacccccgtaaccctgtgttcggattcaggggttggaaaatggatggatggatggatggactctatACTCTGGCTCTATTAGAAATTGGTTCAgaagttttactttatttcttgatattaaaGCCAGCAGAAATAGTCAGCCATAGGCAAAGTTTATACCACTTCTAGACACTTTTCATCTCTGTGGCAGCAAAGTCAATGGTGGCTCTAAATTTTACATAACAATTCTAACTTAATTAAGCAGGccactaataataaaaatgtgaccTGCTTTTAAATGCAGTTAACATTTTTTGCATTACTTACACAGCGAGGAAGCTTCACAATAGTAGGCCTCCTGTTTAGCGCACCAGACCCCTGTTTAAATCTCACCCTAGCAGTGCCTGtcagagtttgcaagttctccctgtgtctgtgtacagTTTTCTCTAgctactccagttttctttctaTATCCAAAAGATATTTATGTCAGGTTAACttatgattctaaattggccgtgtgTTTGTGTACTGTGCTCAGCATTGGTGTTTGTCTCATACTCACTCAGACACTACAGTATATAGAAATAACCCAGACTGGattcaaaatgaatgaaattcAAACAGGCATAGCAGAATTGGAGTGCAGTGACTAACACAGTTTCTTTATGCCTTTTAGTGTGCCCAGTGCTACTAGGATTGCCCGTTGCTCCCTAAGACACTGAACAAGAAAACTCCACAAACAGATAGAATTAATGTTATACTGACATGTGCCTTTGATGCTTAGATGTCTTCATAATgctaatactagaatccctgaagcctataaaaaaagtcgtaatcccaggccaccttaaattctttgcacctctccatcagcgtctttgctTTGCAAagctttacaccggctgttacagactcaaagcaaatgtatgtttttattatataatagtaataacaacagatgctcactactcaaaatggaaaatATGGGAAAAACCTGGgatcgaacctgcaacctcttgattcaAAAGCAGCCATTCTTACCTCTACACTAGCCATGCAATTGGTATTTGGGTGTCGGTTTCTATATATTGGCAGCAACatataaattgaataatttctttttctttggttatatttttgaataaatgtgcacttgttttgttatactttttgtgaaagtgtatatttgatagTTGGACTTCATTCTTCAtaaattatacacttcacgtgTGAGGTGTCACTGGTCCAAAGCTTACATTCCAATTTGCtgaaatatttcacaaaaaataattgtgAATTCATCCAAATACTCCTTCCTtgcagaatgagaaaaaaaattccaaagacAAGCTGGATGAAGTGCAATGACAAAAGGTTAAAGTGAAACCCAACTGTCCACTTTATTTGCAAAACAGATATGATATGCACTGGCT includes:
- the nt5c3a gene encoding cytosolic 5'-nucleotidase 3 isoform X2; the encoded protein is MPEFQKKTVHIRDPEKVEEIICGLIKGGATKLQIITDFDMTLSKFSSNGKRCPTCHNIIDNCKLVTEECREKLLRLKNTYYPIEIDPQLSIEEKFPFIVEWYFKSHTLLIEQGLQKEKLPEVVRESDVSLREGYEMFFDKLHHHNIPVFIFSAGLGDILEEIIRQAGVYHPNIKVVSNFMDFDENGVLRGFKGELIHVYNKHDGALKNTDYFRQLKDNCNIILLGDSLGDLNMADGVTSVENILKIGFLNDKVDALLEKYMELYDIVLVKDETLEVPNSILQKIL
- the nt5c3a gene encoding cytosolic 5'-nucleotidase 3 isoform X1, whose amino-acid sequence is MDRSAVVKVGAAASAGVFALFGGVVLAQYIFTRKKKAGRKTKIIEMMPEFQKKTVHIRDPEKVEEIICGLIKGGATKLQIITDFDMTLSKFSSNGKRCPTCHNIIDNCKLVTEECREKLLRLKNTYYPIEIDPQLSIEEKFPFIVEWYFKSHTLLIEQGLQKEKLPEVVRESDVSLREGYEMFFDKLHHHNIPVFIFSAGLGDILEEIIRQAGVYHPNIKVVSNFMDFDENGVLRGFKGELIHVYNKHDGALKNTDYFRQLKDNCNIILLGDSLGDLNMADGVTSVENILKIGFLNDKVDALLEKYMELYDIVLVKDETLEVPNSILQKIL